In Streptomyces sp. NBC_01551, one DNA window encodes the following:
- a CDS encoding SMP-30/gluconolactonase/LRE family protein, with the protein MTGTTGSLGRRGFIGAAAALGGAALVGPLAPLAHARAAGTHRPDTIATPAGFQPEGIAVSPRGTAYTGSLLDGSLYRVDLATGAGRIISPSPGPGSMSVGLKLDAYGRLLVAGGADGRIRVVHAGDGRVLATHRAATGTAFVNDVIVGCGGAWFTDSFNDVLYFLPAERALTGAGSAPRPLPLGGEWVPTPPGGQYWGANGIERTPDDRALLVVNDNARALFRVDPRTGAATRTVLDGGAVGNGDGLVVHGRTLYVVRNWDYAIDVFTLSVDGRRARFVKQITDPRFDEPTTAAVHGGRLYVVNARFDSDWSDPATASTIVSCST; encoded by the coding sequence GTGACTGGAACGACCGGATCCCTGGGCCGACGCGGTTTCATCGGCGCGGCCGCCGCCCTCGGCGGCGCCGCGCTCGTCGGACCGCTCGCACCGCTCGCCCACGCGCGGGCCGCCGGGACACACCGCCCCGACACCATCGCCACCCCGGCCGGCTTCCAGCCCGAGGGCATCGCGGTCTCGCCCCGGGGCACGGCCTACACGGGTTCGCTCCTCGACGGCTCGCTCTACCGCGTCGACCTGGCCACCGGCGCCGGGCGGATCATCAGCCCGAGCCCCGGCCCCGGCTCGATGTCCGTCGGGCTCAAGTTGGACGCGTACGGCCGCCTCCTCGTCGCGGGCGGCGCCGACGGCCGGATCCGCGTCGTCCACGCCGGTGACGGGCGGGTGCTGGCGACCCACCGGGCCGCGACGGGCACCGCCTTCGTCAACGACGTCATCGTCGGCTGCGGCGGGGCCTGGTTCACCGACTCGTTCAACGACGTCCTGTACTTCCTGCCCGCCGAACGCGCTCTCACCGGCGCCGGCAGTGCCCCGCGCCCGCTGCCGCTCGGCGGCGAATGGGTCCCGACCCCGCCCGGCGGCCAGTACTGGGGCGCCAACGGGATCGAGCGGACCCCGGACGACCGGGCGCTGCTGGTGGTCAACGACAACGCGCGGGCGCTGTTCCGCGTCGACCCGCGCACCGGCGCCGCCACCCGTACCGTGCTCGACGGCGGGGCGGTGGGCAACGGCGACGGGCTCGTCGTACACGGCCGCACGCTGTACGTCGTACGCAACTGGGACTACGCCATCGACGTGTTCACCCTCAGCGTGGACGGGCGGCGGGCCCGGTTCGTCAAGCAGATCACCGACCCGCGCTTCGACGAGCCGACGACGGCGGCGGTGCACGGCGGCCGGCTCTACGTGGTCAACGCCCGCTTCGACTCCGACTGGTCGGACCCGGCCACCGCCTCGACGATCGTCAGCTGCTCGACGTGA
- a CDS encoding glutamate ABC transporter substrate-binding protein, translated as MKVSKAGAVAATIAVALTASGCSEDAKEPIEIGIKFDQPGIGFREQDGSFTGFDVDVATYLAKQLGYKANEIEFKQVYSADRELLIQYNEVDFVAASYSISDKRKEKVDFAGPYFIAHQDVLVRADDAGITKAEDLNSKRLCSVTGSTSAAKVKALAPKASVMELESYSECLVAVQDGSADAMTTDNSILAGYAARKGNEGKFKLLGLSLSNENYGIGVKKGNKELQKKINDALTKMVSDGAWEAAVKKNFGPANYKYEPAPAVTSSS; from the coding sequence ATGAAGGTTTCCAAGGCCGGTGCGGTCGCCGCGACCATCGCGGTAGCCCTGACCGCCTCCGGGTGCTCGGAGGACGCCAAGGAGCCCATCGAAATCGGCATCAAGTTCGACCAGCCGGGCATCGGGTTCCGCGAGCAGGACGGCAGCTTCACCGGGTTCGACGTCGATGTGGCCACGTACCTCGCGAAGCAGCTCGGCTACAAGGCGAACGAGATCGAGTTCAAGCAGGTCTACAGCGCCGACCGGGAACTGCTGATCCAGTACAACGAGGTCGACTTCGTCGCCGCCAGCTATTCGATCAGCGACAAGCGCAAGGAGAAGGTCGACTTCGCCGGCCCGTACTTCATCGCGCACCAGGACGTGCTGGTCCGCGCCGACGACGCCGGCATCACCAAGGCCGAGGACCTCAACAGCAAGAGGCTGTGCTCCGTGACCGGCTCGACCTCGGCCGCGAAGGTGAAGGCCCTCGCGCCCAAGGCCAGCGTGATGGAGCTGGAGAGCTACTCGGAGTGCCTCGTCGCCGTTCAGGACGGCTCGGCCGACGCCATGACCACCGACAACTCCATCCTGGCCGGCTACGCGGCCAGGAAGGGGAACGAGGGCAAGTTCAAGCTGCTCGGGCTGAGCCTGAGCAACGAGAACTACGGCATCGGCGTCAAGAAGGGCAACAAGGAACTCCAGAAGAAGATCAACGACGCCCTCACCAAGATGGTGTCGGACGGCGCCTGGGAAGCGGCCGTGAAGAAGAACTTCGGCCCGGCGAACTACAAGTACGAGCCCGCCCCCGCGGTCACGTCGAGCAGCTGA
- a CDS encoding gala protein encodes MTQPTPVRCPAIEHPDLPLADPAGLDPLLERLAAAERVDTDEEFPLGTLRSDGRVDLCKQGLGPAGAARLLPVAAASAHARHLLLGTNSIGDDGARTLAGALGEGHGLRTLYLGCNRIGPDGVSALAGALADDTTVHALWLKRNPVHEDGARDLAALLRRNTTLRTLDLVNTGVGAEGVRHLLDALTHRETPLERLFLGGNGLTAADAPLLAALIRDAGVRELYLPANHLGDAGTAVLAAAAAADPSRPVRLGLGGNGIGPAGARSLADALGGIDTLDLGRAMSERSLGSHGNSTGDEGAYALASALPGSPLRRLELRHTGLTGRGAKGLLAAMPADSPLEYVGLGPGLPRRVKRSFAERLRPARPTHPDLRAIGSVYR; translated from the coding sequence ATGACACAGCCGACACCCGTACGCTGCCCCGCGATCGAGCACCCCGACCTGCCACTCGCAGACCCGGCCGGGCTCGACCCGCTGCTCGAACGGCTCGCGGCGGCCGAACGCGTCGACACCGACGAGGAGTTCCCGCTCGGCACCCTCCGCAGCGACGGCCGCGTCGACCTGTGCAAGCAGGGCCTCGGTCCGGCCGGCGCGGCCCGGTTGCTGCCGGTGGCCGCCGCCTCCGCGCACGCCCGGCACCTGCTGCTCGGCACCAACTCCATCGGCGACGACGGCGCCCGCACCCTCGCCGGAGCCCTCGGCGAGGGGCACGGGCTGCGCACCCTGTACCTCGGCTGCAACCGGATCGGCCCGGACGGCGTGAGCGCCCTCGCCGGGGCCCTCGCCGACGACACCACCGTCCATGCCCTCTGGCTCAAGCGGAACCCCGTCCACGAAGACGGCGCCCGCGACCTCGCCGCCCTGCTGCGCCGCAACACCACGCTGCGCACCCTCGACCTGGTCAACACCGGCGTCGGCGCCGAAGGCGTACGGCACCTCCTCGACGCCCTCACCCACCGCGAGACCCCCCTGGAGCGGCTCTTCCTCGGCGGCAACGGCCTCACCGCCGCCGACGCCCCGCTGCTGGCCGCACTCATCCGCGACGCCGGGGTCCGCGAGCTGTACCTCCCCGCCAACCACCTCGGCGACGCGGGCACGGCCGTCCTCGCCGCCGCCGCGGCCGCCGACCCCTCCCGCCCCGTCCGCCTCGGCCTCGGCGGCAACGGCATCGGCCCCGCCGGCGCCCGCTCCCTCGCCGACGCCCTCGGCGGCATCGACACCCTGGACCTCGGCCGCGCGATGTCCGAGCGCAGCCTCGGCTCCCACGGCAACTCCACCGGCGACGAGGGCGCGTACGCCCTGGCCTCCGCGCTCCCCGGCAGCCCCCTGCGCCGCCTGGAGCTGCGCCACACCGGACTCACCGGGCGCGGCGCGAAGGGCCTGCTGGCCGCGATGCCCGCCGACTCCCCACTGGAGTACGTCGGACTCGGTCCCGGCCTGCCCCGCCGCGTCAAGCGCTCCTTCGCCGAACGCCTGCGCCCCGCCCGGCCCACCCACCCCGACCTGCGCGCCATCGGCAGCGTGTACCGATGA
- a CDS encoding ankyrin repeat domain-containing protein, which yields MSGAGPGYRYKEVPEGVLPGGIAPEDVSTWQRIRRYAVPGWMIERATAHRLAGDWRAACAAAAVDVRFEPADIASRYGASVAEALEDDLRHLAPDLLRWHLPRGLGGRTTIATDLRVLLATYGTAPGAPSLSVSTSAMTEGPQRLRLLCEPVDPVRPYVPYSGFLVENWTAARPLWDARRAGALRELLGAGDGRLPFFHADGTPLRPDELPRADPGAADPAGNAEWITLLQSRGDSREAYAAAGVERDLTAPERTRTYGRPADPEAVLATNALDLTRLRAGVRRLAAAGAGAAFRVSTGYLTIRLDAVGEAPHGPDGPVRARYIAQRDEAARLARLPEYAWKRLPDLELVRLGRITPRELHPLVTDALFPGAGPAVGPPGPAEGKPVRVRCRGGWHEVRSRGGLLEMPHTPEEQQRERALRAFGGAVTGCFAVEQTWITGEGRLPRALRAEHRDFFLRVQHGDTPGVLALLDAGVSPRIRDGRRRGLLHALHLLDHEQLLPRLLAAGLDLESQDVNQRTPLQSAVHWGGSADLVRALLAAGSRIDVVDDMELSLSQDIRRYKRTDLAFLRRRADEEFPGIGADWWDEYMEESAYDEDPSEPEDPEDGSSEGGEDA from the coding sequence ATGAGCGGGGCGGGCCCGGGGTACCGGTACAAGGAGGTGCCCGAAGGGGTCCTGCCCGGCGGGATCGCGCCGGAGGACGTCTCGACCTGGCAGCGGATCCGCCGCTACGCCGTACCCGGCTGGATGATCGAGCGCGCCACCGCGCACCGGCTGGCCGGCGACTGGCGGGCCGCCTGCGCCGCCGCGGCCGTGGACGTCCGCTTCGAGCCGGCCGACATCGCGTCGCGCTACGGGGCGTCCGTCGCCGAAGCCCTGGAGGACGACCTCCGCCACCTGGCGCCCGACCTGCTGCGCTGGCACCTGCCCCGCGGGCTCGGCGGCCGTACGACGATCGCCACCGACCTCCGGGTGCTGCTCGCCACCTACGGCACGGCCCCCGGCGCGCCGTCCCTCTCCGTCTCCACCTCCGCCATGACCGAGGGGCCGCAGCGGCTGCGGCTGCTGTGCGAGCCGGTCGACCCGGTACGGCCGTACGTCCCGTACTCCGGCTTCCTCGTGGAGAACTGGACCGCGGCCCGCCCGCTCTGGGACGCCCGCCGCGCCGGCGCACTGCGCGAACTGCTCGGCGCCGGCGACGGACGGCTGCCCTTCTTCCACGCCGACGGCACGCCGCTGCGCCCCGACGAGCTGCCCCGCGCCGACCCCGGCGCCGCCGACCCCGCCGGCAACGCCGAGTGGATCACCCTCCTCCAGTCCCGCGGCGACTCCCGCGAGGCCTACGCGGCCGCGGGCGTCGAGCGGGACCTGACCGCCCCCGAGCGGACGCGGACCTACGGCCGCCCGGCGGACCCGGAGGCGGTCCTCGCGACCAACGCCCTCGACCTGACCCGGCTGCGGGCCGGAGTACGCCGCCTCGCCGCCGCCGGAGCCGGCGCCGCGTTCCGGGTCAGCACCGGCTACCTCACCATCCGGCTCGACGCGGTCGGCGAGGCCCCGCACGGCCCCGACGGCCCGGTCCGGGCCCGGTACATCGCACAGCGGGACGAGGCGGCGCGCCTCGCCCGGCTGCCGGAGTACGCCTGGAAGCGGCTGCCCGACCTCGAACTCGTACGGCTCGGCCGGATCACCCCGCGCGAACTCCACCCGCTCGTCACCGACGCCCTGTTCCCGGGCGCCGGCCCCGCCGTCGGACCGCCCGGTCCGGCCGAGGGCAAGCCCGTCCGGGTGCGGTGCCGCGGCGGCTGGCACGAGGTGCGCTCGCGCGGCGGCCTGCTGGAGATGCCGCACACCCCCGAGGAACAGCAACGGGAGCGCGCACTGAGGGCGTTCGGCGGCGCCGTCACCGGCTGCTTCGCCGTCGAGCAGACCTGGATCACGGGGGAGGGCCGGCTGCCGCGCGCCCTGCGCGCCGAGCACCGGGACTTCTTCCTGCGGGTCCAGCACGGCGACACCCCGGGCGTCCTGGCGCTGCTGGACGCCGGCGTCAGCCCCCGGATCCGGGACGGGAGGCGGCGCGGGCTGCTCCACGCACTCCACCTCCTCGACCACGAGCAGCTGCTGCCCAGGCTGTTGGCGGCCGGGCTGGACCTGGAGTCCCAGGACGTGAACCAGCGCACCCCGCTCCAGTCGGCGGTGCACTGGGGCGGCTCGGCGGACCTGGTCCGCGCGCTGCTCGCGGCCGGGTCCCGGATCGACGTCGTCGACGACATGGAACTGTCCCTCTCCCAGGACATCCGCCGCTACAAGCGCACCGACCTGGCCTTCCTGCGGCGCCGGGCGGACGAGGAGTTCCCCGGCATCGGCGCCGACTGGTGGGACGAGTACATGGAAGAGTCCGCGTACGACGAGGACCCCTCGGAGCCCGAGGACCCCGAAGACGGGTCTTCCGAAGGCGGGGAAGACGCATGA
- a CDS encoding AAA family ATPase → MSAQRHAQPPRALAAADALNARLGGTRTEPAVNPQLEALALAVTANQPVLLWGEPGIGKSAGMERLATALGVGLETVIASVHEPSDFAGLPIVGDDPATTGVPMAPPDWAVRLARTGHGLLFFDELSSAPPAVQAALLRVVLERRVGSLALPESVRIVAAANPPSSAADGWHLSPPLANRFVHLDWTHDPRTVARGMAGTWPEVAIPAVDPARIPGSAARARGVISGFLTARPGLVHHMPKEAEGRGRAWPSPRTWEMALRLLAAGYAAGAGREALATALTGAVGEAAGLELLSYMEHLDLPDPDRVLADPDAFALPERGDRQLAFLIAVVAAVQSEPTRPRWEAGWAVLAKAVDAGVPDVAARAAADLAAMRDLDWPVPAGIDAFVELLQLAGALPGSG, encoded by the coding sequence ATGAGCGCCCAGCGGCATGCGCAGCCCCCGCGCGCCCTCGCCGCGGCCGACGCCCTCAACGCCCGCCTCGGCGGCACCCGTACCGAGCCCGCCGTCAACCCCCAACTGGAGGCGCTCGCCCTAGCGGTGACGGCCAATCAGCCCGTCCTCCTGTGGGGCGAGCCCGGCATCGGCAAGTCCGCCGGCATGGAACGGCTCGCCACCGCCCTCGGGGTCGGGCTGGAGACGGTCATCGCCAGCGTCCACGAGCCCTCCGATTTCGCGGGGCTGCCCATCGTCGGCGACGACCCCGCCACCACCGGCGTCCCCATGGCCCCGCCGGACTGGGCGGTCCGCCTCGCCCGCACCGGCCACGGGCTGCTGTTCTTCGACGAGTTGTCCTCCGCCCCGCCGGCCGTGCAGGCCGCCCTGCTGCGCGTGGTGCTGGAGCGCCGCGTCGGCAGCCTCGCGCTGCCCGAGTCGGTACGGATCGTCGCCGCGGCCAACCCGCCCTCCAGCGCGGCCGACGGCTGGCACCTCAGCCCGCCGCTGGCCAACCGGTTCGTGCACCTCGACTGGACCCACGACCCCCGCACCGTCGCCCGCGGCATGGCCGGGACCTGGCCCGAGGTCGCCATCCCCGCCGTCGACCCCGCCCGGATCCCCGGCTCGGCAGCCCGGGCGCGCGGCGTGATCTCCGGCTTCCTGACGGCCCGGCCCGGCCTGGTGCACCACATGCCGAAGGAGGCCGAGGGCCGCGGCCGCGCCTGGCCCTCGCCGCGTACGTGGGAGATGGCACTCCGGCTGCTGGCCGCCGGGTACGCGGCCGGCGCGGGCCGCGAGGCGCTGGCCACCGCCCTCACCGGGGCCGTGGGGGAGGCCGCCGGCCTGGAGCTGCTCTCGTACATGGAGCACCTCGACCTGCCCGACCCGGACCGGGTGCTGGCCGACCCGGACGCCTTCGCGCTGCCCGAGCGCGGCGACCGGCAGCTGGCGTTCCTGATCGCCGTGGTCGCGGCCGTGCAGAGCGAGCCCACCCGCCCCCGCTGGGAGGCCGGCTGGGCGGTCCTGGCCAAGGCCGTCGACGCGGGCGTGCCCGACGTGGCCGCGCGGGCGGCCGCCGACCTCGCCGCGATGCGTGACCTGGACTGGCCCGTACCCGCCGGGATCGACGCCTTCGTGGAGCTGCTCCAGCTCGCGGGCGCGCTGCCCGGCAGCGGCTGA
- a CDS encoding VWA-like domain-containing protein, with amino-acid sequence MADPVGAAADLDRAKLLAARYKAAQARPYLASALYALTVVPSAHVPTMGVDRHWRCYVSPAFVDATPVAELAGVWIHEVAHLLRDHHARAGRLPAADQRDHLRVNIAQDCEINDDLLADGLALPEGRVEPRHFGLPTGGMFESYLPAIPATPPHAADCGSGAHGTPMPWELGEAAGPARLGPVEAEALRRQSAEAIRAHQRARGTVPAGWQRWARQLLEPTVDWRRALSGAVREAAAWAAGAVDYTYRRPSRRTPALGGRVVLPSLRRPLPRVAIVIDTSGSMGEDDLAAALAEVTGVLREVGIGGNRVAVLACDADVHAVTRVTSAEQVTLAGGGGTDMTVGIRAALALPDRPNIVVVLTDGYTPWPRETPSCRLIAALIGQAAPEPPGWVETVRIDLGQ; translated from the coding sequence GTGGCAGACCCCGTCGGCGCGGCCGCGGACCTGGACCGGGCGAAGCTGCTCGCCGCCCGCTACAAGGCGGCGCAGGCCCGCCCGTACCTCGCCTCCGCCCTGTACGCGCTGACGGTGGTGCCGTCCGCGCACGTCCCCACCATGGGCGTGGACCGGCACTGGCGCTGCTACGTCTCGCCCGCCTTCGTCGACGCGACGCCCGTCGCCGAGCTCGCCGGGGTGTGGATCCACGAGGTCGCCCACCTGCTCCGCGACCACCACGCGCGGGCCGGCCGGCTCCCGGCCGCAGACCAGCGCGACCACCTCCGGGTCAACATCGCCCAGGACTGCGAGATCAACGACGACCTCCTCGCCGACGGGCTGGCCCTGCCCGAAGGCCGGGTGGAGCCGAGGCACTTCGGCCTGCCCACGGGCGGCATGTTCGAGAGCTACCTCCCCGCGATCCCGGCCACGCCCCCGCACGCGGCGGACTGCGGCTCCGGCGCGCACGGCACCCCGATGCCGTGGGAGCTCGGCGAGGCCGCGGGCCCGGCACGGCTCGGCCCGGTGGAGGCCGAGGCCCTGCGCCGCCAGAGCGCCGAGGCCATCCGGGCCCACCAGCGCGCCCGCGGCACCGTCCCGGCCGGCTGGCAGCGCTGGGCGCGGCAGCTGCTGGAACCCACCGTCGACTGGCGCCGGGCGCTGTCCGGGGCGGTCCGGGAGGCCGCCGCCTGGGCGGCGGGCGCGGTGGACTACACCTACCGCCGCCCCTCGCGCCGCACCCCCGCGCTCGGCGGCCGCGTGGTGCTGCCCAGCCTGCGGAGGCCTTTGCCCCGGGTGGCGATCGTCATCGACACCTCGGGGTCGATGGGCGAGGACGATCTCGCCGCCGCGCTCGCCGAAGTCACCGGTGTGCTGCGTGAGGTGGGCATCGGCGGCAACCGGGTCGCCGTGCTGGCCTGCGACGCCGACGTGCACGCCGTGACCCGGGTGACCAGTGCCGAGCAGGTGACCCTGGCCGGGGGCGGCGGCACCGACATGACCGTCGGCATCCGCGCCGCGCTGGCCCTGCCCGACCGGCCGAACATCGTCGTCGTGCTGACCGACGGGTACACGCCGTGGCCGCGGGAGACCCCGTCCTGCCGGCTGATCGCCGCCCTGATCGGGCAGGCGGCGCCGGAGCCGCCGGGCTGGGTGGAGACCGTACGGATCGACCTCGGGCAGTGA
- a CDS encoding TerD family protein, with protein sequence MSGVRKGLAKVEIALRWDPSPAGTPANDLDILAAVYGARDPHGEPVYLVHFGSRAPDGTITLNRDSQTGQGFGFDEVMTLELDRLSTELTRVVVGVVIQDAEAGTGAGTGVKTFADIGGAGLRVREGYTDLAETDFAAVAAATAATVAEFVRDASGAWTLDAAVRGYEAGPEEFARTMGAVRS encoded by the coding sequence GTGAGCGGAGTACGCAAGGGCCTGGCCAAGGTGGAGATCGCGCTGCGGTGGGACCCCAGCCCGGCGGGCACGCCCGCGAACGACCTGGACATACTGGCCGCGGTCTACGGCGCGCGGGACCCGCACGGGGAGCCGGTCTACCTCGTGCACTTCGGCAGCCGCGCCCCCGACGGGACGATCACCTTGAACCGGGACAGCCAGACCGGCCAGGGCTTCGGCTTCGACGAGGTGATGACCCTCGAACTCGACCGGCTCTCGACCGAGTTGACCCGGGTCGTGGTGGGCGTGGTGATCCAGGACGCCGAGGCGGGCACGGGAGCGGGGACGGGGGTGAAGACCTTCGCGGACATCGGCGGCGCCGGGCTCCGCGTCCGCGAGGGCTACACGGACCTCGCCGAGACCGACTTCGCCGCCGTCGCGGCGGCCACGGCGGCCACGGTCGCGGAGTTCGTCCGCGACGCCTCGGGCGCCTGGACGCTGGACGCCGCCGTACGGGGCTACGAGGCGGGTCCGGAGGAGTTCGCCCGGACCATGGGGGCCGTCCGGTCATGA
- a CDS encoding TetR/AcrR family transcriptional regulator: protein MTSTPTAARRSKISPERVQEFYDAVLEQLREHGYEALTMEGVAARACCGKSTLYRQWKTKPQLVAAALRANRQGTLAAVDTGSLAGDLREAARIAAGTSGRDTRLTQALGHAVLSDEELQAALREALVEPELTAFNAMVERAVARGEITADHPAVEFLPAQLMGVLRIRPVLEGRYADADYLVRFVDAALLPALGLTP, encoded by the coding sequence ATGACGTCGACGCCGACCGCCGCGCGCCGCTCCAAGATCAGCCCGGAGCGTGTGCAGGAGTTCTACGACGCCGTCCTGGAGCAGCTGCGCGAGCACGGGTACGAGGCGCTGACCATGGAGGGCGTCGCCGCCCGCGCCTGCTGCGGCAAGTCGACGCTCTACCGGCAGTGGAAGACCAAGCCGCAGCTGGTGGCGGCCGCCCTGCGGGCGAACCGGCAGGGCACGCTCGCCGCCGTGGACACCGGCTCGCTGGCCGGCGATCTGCGCGAGGCGGCCCGGATCGCGGCCGGCACCTCGGGCCGCGACACCCGCCTCACCCAGGCCCTCGGGCATGCCGTGCTCAGCGACGAGGAGCTACAGGCGGCGCTGCGCGAGGCGCTGGTGGAGCCGGAGCTGACGGCGTTCAACGCGATGGTGGAGCGGGCCGTCGCGCGTGGTGAGATCACCGCGGACCATCCGGCGGTGGAGTTCCTGCCGGCGCAGCTGATGGGTGTGCTGCGGATCCGCCCGGTGCTGGAGGGCCGCTACGCCGACGCCGACTATCTGGTCCGGTTCGTCGACGCGGCCCTGCTTCCCGCCCTCGGGCTCACCCCCTAG
- a CDS encoding phosphatase PAP2 family protein → MTSPTKPAGPAPGPQAARRRLIRELLLVAGLFAVYKAGRTLSTGRTDEAYRNAGWIWDAERALRLPGEGAVQRLLLHGDALVHTANTYYAAVHFPATALFLIWLYVRRPAHYLWARRVLAVLTGAALALHLAFPLAPPRMLDAARLVDTGQVYGPSVYGAAPATDTMANQFAAMPSLHFGWALMLALGMIAATRSRWRALWLLHPLLTLLVVVGTANHYWLDAIVATALLGGALLLIPGPVVKRTAVVRRHVPGRGVVAEAAGAAEGPGGAEAAGAAEAPAVTVGAGR, encoded by the coding sequence ATGACCTCTCCTACGAAACCCGCCGGGCCGGCCCCCGGCCCCCAGGCGGCGCGCCGCCGCCTCATACGCGAGCTGCTGCTCGTCGCGGGCCTCTTCGCCGTCTACAAGGCCGGCCGGACGCTGTCGACCGGCCGCACGGACGAGGCGTACCGCAACGCCGGGTGGATCTGGGACGCCGAACGCGCCCTGCGCCTGCCCGGCGAGGGTGCGGTCCAGCGGCTGCTGCTGCACGGCGACGCCCTCGTCCACACCGCGAACACGTACTACGCGGCCGTCCACTTCCCCGCGACCGCCCTCTTCCTGATCTGGCTGTACGTGCGCAGGCCCGCCCACTACCTGTGGGCCCGGCGGGTGCTCGCCGTCCTCACCGGCGCCGCCCTCGCCCTGCACCTCGCCTTCCCGCTCGCGCCCCCGCGGATGCTCGACGCCGCGCGCCTGGTGGACACGGGGCAGGTCTACGGGCCCAGCGTCTACGGCGCCGCGCCGGCCACCGACACCATGGCCAACCAGTTCGCAGCGATGCCCTCGCTGCACTTCGGGTGGGCGCTGATGCTGGCCCTCGGGATGATCGCCGCGACCCGGTCGCGGTGGCGGGCCCTGTGGCTGCTGCACCCGCTGCTGACGCTGCTGGTGGTCGTCGGCACCGCGAACCACTACTGGCTCGACGCGATCGTGGCCACCGCGCTGCTCGGCGGGGCGCTGCTGCTGATCCCGGGGCCGGTGGTGAAACGTACCGCCGTCGTCCGGCGGCACGTCCCGGGCCGGGGCGTCGTCGCCGAGGCTGCGGGCGCCGCCGAGGGCCCGGGCGGCGCCGAGGCTGCTGGCGCCGCCGAGGCCCCCGCCGTGACCGTAGGGGCGGGACGATGA
- a CDS encoding GlsB/YeaQ/YmgE family stress response membrane protein: MGILSWIILGLLAGGIAKVLLPGRDPGGLIGTTLIGVAGAFIGGWLSAKFLDRPIQNEFFDLATWGSAIAGSLVLLIGYRILFGNSRD, from the coding sequence ATGGGCATACTCAGCTGGATCATCCTCGGGCTGCTGGCGGGCGGCATCGCCAAGGTCCTGCTGCCCGGCCGGGACCCCGGGGGCCTGATCGGCACCACCCTCATCGGCGTCGCCGGAGCCTTCATCGGCGGCTGGCTCTCGGCGAAGTTCCTGGACCGGCCGATCCAGAACGAGTTCTTCGACCTCGCCACCTGGGGCTCGGCCATCGCCGGCTCCCTGGTGCTGCTGATCGGCTACCGCATCCTGTTCGGCAACTCCCGCGACTGA
- the rraA gene encoding ribonuclease E activity regulator RraA, which yields MSITPATPVVPVATADLYDEHGESLAICATGFRGFGGRRLFAGPVRTLSCLEDNALLRELVNTPGEGAVLVVDGGGSLRTALIGDLIAGAAVRNGWAGLIINGAVRDSVALGGLDLGVKALGTTPRKSAKTGAGVADAPVTIGGTVFHPGDTVYADEDGVAVLPAGS from the coding sequence ATGAGCATCACCCCCGCCACCCCGGTCGTCCCCGTTGCGACCGCCGACCTGTACGACGAGCACGGCGAGAGCCTCGCGATCTGCGCGACCGGGTTCCGCGGCTTCGGCGGGCGCCGCCTCTTCGCGGGGCCGGTGCGGACCCTGTCCTGCCTGGAGGACAACGCCCTGCTGCGGGAGCTGGTGAACACTCCGGGGGAGGGCGCGGTGCTCGTCGTGGACGGCGGCGGCTCGCTGCGGACCGCGCTGATCGGCGACCTCATCGCCGGGGCCGCCGTCCGCAACGGCTGGGCCGGCCTGATCATCAACGGCGCCGTGCGCGACAGCGTCGCGCTCGGCGGTCTCGACCTCGGCGTCAAGGCCCTGGGCACCACCCCGCGCAAGAGCGCGAAAACCGGCGCGGGCGTCGCCGACGCCCCGGTCACGATCGGCGGCACCGTCTTCCACCCCGGCGACACGGTCTACGCGGACGAGGACGGCGTGGCCGTCCTCCCAGCCGGCTCCTGA